A region of Rhinoraja longicauda isolate Sanriku21f chromosome 31, sRhiLon1.1, whole genome shotgun sequence DNA encodes the following proteins:
- the LOC144608481 gene encoding apical junction component 1 homolog produces MTRTDPPDILVSTVYREIRVSPMPGEPKTYRAQPGSGRRDVGKRHCRSFDWVQSPESQRPAGGGAERDVGSPELAWDSLGRQVHVRPAAPDLVSSRLGPAAAEPRDAARPEGRKRGRSKSAPRVKTTYRPVPVELGSPEPERRGREAVRRVDGSPRRLQSRGRLDEVHPIKLQPQRPDAGYYSHPPPLSVSDHVEPCTEAPGPRAAVSAGVHVRYRVDMRPPDEAGPGPRRVVLGPAEPGRCLTVPSSRRPHRTRSPGLSQAGDYWTLATHGCSPQMCRGRAFAQTLPGPEARSHSRALGDSSPWRRAHASPVNYRDCWGPQPPSWAPLSPQGSLAAAHRHHSRSWDDILSPGRQPERGPSCRSYETLPLLERSRRQPTVVNLSRSPQRYAALSLSEGSLLERLQGEGGSGPGRSWYLTPEITITDNDLRAGGEGAAAVRAGGRQPADGANGLSASFNDLLSCQGEAGGGPGSGAGKQQLDDVLADLVIDTCKTPAPRGAATGPEPAHSLLEQLRKLIGGDDLTGELLGPEAEPRLPANRPLSPTYPSPCGASPPERCSDELDTLMCSNPRCGLAESLFHARLYFKSCHSCFTYYCSRGCRKDDWEAHKEACVYGRVASACKRLLRCCREDPASHRAFSRIARMGYLSRGRGVLFLGFPNPGAADSFVQRGLAGLALAPTYLSLRELQGYAPHLGRYLAEVRDAGAAYNPDECFLLNVSVALGQKAPEQPEPRLQTPTVRRFAKIALASGSPDGKVPAPRDDEMETLILTPPPGTADMGQAGEEGRKAREVCFINVQRELRLRGVFLRHEYPRVYHDLCRFVENNERFTPTTIYPVDKRSGRQFMCMIMAASEPLTLDWVRGPNVLDDMM; encoded by the coding sequence ATGACACGGACAGACCCTCCGGATATACTGGTATCTACCGTGTACCGAGAGATCAGAGTCAGCCCGATGCCAGGCGAGCCCAAGACGTACCGAGCGCAGCCGGGGTCCGGGCGGCGGGACGTGGGAAAGCGCCACTGCCGGAGCTTCGACTGGGTGCAGTCGCCAGAGAGCCAGAGACCCGCGGGCGGTGGGGCGGAGCGGGACGTGGGCAGCCCCGAGCTGGCCTGGGATTCACTGGGGCGTCAGGTCCATGTGCGCCCGGCCGCCCCCGACCTGGTGTCCAGTCGCCTGGGTCCCGCAGCCGCCGAGCCCCGCGACGCCGCCCGGCCGGAGGGAAGGAAGAGGGGCCGCTCCAAGAGCGCGCCGCGGGTGAAGACGACGTACCGGCCGGTGCCGGTGGAGCTGGGCTCGCCTGAGCCGGAGCGCAGAGGGCGGGAGGCGGTGCGGAGGGTGGACGGGTCGCCCCGGCGGCTCCAGAGCCGCGGCCGCTTGGACGAGGTGCACCCGATCAAACTGCAGCCGCAGCGGCCCGACGCCGGCTACTACTCGCACCCGCCGCCCCTGTCGGTCAGCGACCATGTGGAGCCGTGCACCGAGGCTCCGGGGCCCCGAGCCGCCGTCTCCGCCGGGGTCCACGTCCGCTACCGGGTGGACATGCGGCCGCCGGACGAAGCTGGGCCCGGACCCCGGCGTGTGGTCCTGGGCCCCGCTGAGCCGGGCCGTTGCCTGACGGTGCCCAGCAGCCGGCGGCCCCACCGCACCCGCTCCCCCGGCCTGTCGCAGGCGGGCGATTACTGGACCCTCGCCACCCACGGCTGCTCCCCACAGATGTGCCGGGGCCGGGCCTTCGCGCAGACGCTGCCGGGGCCCGAGGCCCGGAGCCACTCGCGGGCCCTGGGTGACTCCAGCCCCTGGCGCCGGGCCCACGCCTCGCCCGTGAACTACCGTGACTGCTGGGGCCCGCAACCCCCGTCCTGGGCCCCGCTCTCCCCACAGGGGTCTCTGGCCGCCGCCCACCGCCATCACTCCCGGTCCTGGGACGACATCTTGTCCCCAGGCCGCCAGCCTGAGCGCGGCCCCTCGTGTCGCAGCTACGAGACGTTGCCGCTGTTGGAGCGGAGCCGCCGCCAACCTACCGTCGTCAACCTGTCGCGGTCTCCACAACGTTACGCCGCTCTGTCGTTGTCTGAGGGATCGTTGCTGGAGCGGCTCCAGGGGGAGGGAGGCTCTGGGCCCGGCCGCTCCTGGTACCTGACACCTGAGATCACCATCACTGACAACGACCTTCGGGCCGGGGGCGAGGGGGCAGCGGCGGTGCGGGCCGGAGGGCGACAACCGGCGGACGGAGCCAACGGCCTGAGCGCCTCGTTCAATGACCTGTTGTCGTGTCAGGGCGAAGCGGGCGGCGGCCCCGGGAGCGGAGCCGGTAAACAGCAGCTGGACGATGTATTGGCCGACCTGGTGATCGATACTTGCAAGACCCCGGCTCCACGAGGCGCCGCCACCGGCCCCGAACCCGCTCACAGCCTCCTGGAGCAGCTCCGCAAACTGATCGGCGGCGACGACCTGACGGGGGAACTGCTGGGCCCAGAGGCCGAGCCCCGCCTGCCGGCCAATCGGCCCCTCAGCCCCACCTACCCCAGCCCATGCGGCGCGTCGCCGCCGGAACGATGCTCGGACGAGCTGGACACTCTGATGTGTTCGAACCCGCGCTGCGGCCTCGCCGAGAGCCTGTTCCACGCCCGCCTCTACTTCAAGTCCTGCCACAGCTGCTTCACCTATTACTGCAGCCGCGGCTGTCGGAAGGACGACTGGGAGGCGCACAAGGAGGCCTGTGTGTACGGCCGGGTGGCGAGCGCCTGTAAGCGGCTTCTCCGCTGCTGTAGAGAGGACCCAGCGTCGCACCGCGCCTTCTCTCGCATCGCCCGCATGGGTTACTTGTCCCGCGGCCGCGGGGTGCTGTTCCTCGGCTTCCCCAACCCCGGCGCGGCCGACAGCTTCGTGCAGCGAGGCCTAGCGGGCCTAGCCCTTGCCCCGACCTACCTGTCGCTGCGGGAGCTACAGGGCTACGCGCCTCACCTGGGCCGCTACCTGGCTGAGGTGAGAGACGCCGGCGCCGCCTACAACCCGGACGAGTGTTTCTTGCTCAACGTGTCGGTGGCGCTGGGACAGAAGGCGCCGGAACAGCCGGAGCCGCGGCTCCAAACCCCAACCGTGCGCCGCTTCGCCAAGATCGCCCTGGCGTCGGGCAGCCCCGACGGGAAAGTACCGGCGCCGCGGGACGATGAGATGGAGACGCTGATTCTGACGCCGCCGCCGGGCACGGCCGACATGGGGCAGGCGGGGGAGGAGGGCCGAAAGGCCAGGGAGGTTTGTTTCATCAACGTGCAGAGGGAGCTGCGCCTCCGCGGCGTCTTCCTGCGCCACGAATACCCGCGCGTTTACCACGACCTCTGCCGCTTCGTGGAGAACAACGAGCGCTTCACGCCCACCACCATCTATCCCGTGGACAAGCGCTCCGGCCGCCAGTTCATGTGCATGATCATGGCCGCCTCTGAGCCGCTCACACTCGACTGGGTCCGCGGTCCCAACGTGCTGGACGACATGATGtga